In one window of Athene noctua chromosome 17, bAthNoc1.hap1.1, whole genome shotgun sequence DNA:
- the CMKLR1 gene encoding chemerin-like receptor 1, translated as MAFSNLSSYLDDVDNYSDYPDYIYEETSSVWTDPSHDPKDIARILSVVIYSVSCVLGVLGNGLVIAIITLKMKKSVNAIWFLNLAIADFLFNIFLPINIAYTAMRYNWIFGTVMCKLNSFLLILNMYTSVLLLTTISFDRYVSVVFPVWSQNHRSTNLAYLVCLIIWTVGIIMSCPSLIFRDTAQTRNSVICFSNFSLSRNKSYQALALMRHRTVNITRFLAGYILPITIITFCYIAIVFNLRRNRLAKSKKPFKIIVTIIVTFFLCWSPYHLLNLLETEPDMIPHSVFEISIPLTTALAASNSCMNPVLYVFMGQDFKKFKVTILSRLVNALSEETGHSSIVHRSFSKMSSMTEKETTVL; from the coding sequence ATGGCATTTTCCAATTTGTCCAGTTACTTGGATGATGTCGATAACTACAGCGACTACCCAGATTACATCTACGAGGAGACCAGCAGCGTGTGGACAGACCCGTCCCACGACCCGAAGGATATTGCGAGGATTCTCTCCGTCGTCATCTACAGCGTGTCCTGCGTGTTGGGCGTCCTGGGGAATGGCCTCGTCATCGCAATCATAACTCTGAAGATGAAGAAGTCGGTCAATGCCATCTGGTTCCTCAACTTGGCCATCGCCGACTTCCTCTTCAACATCTTCCTGCCCATAAACATCGCTTACACGGCCATGCGGTACAACTGGATCTTTGGGACGGTCATGTGCAAGTTGAATTCTTTCCTCCTCATCCTCAACATGTACACCAGTGTCCTTCTGCTCACCACCATCAGCTTCGATCGCTACGTGTCAGTGGTTTTTCCTGTCTGGTCTCAAAACCATCGGTCGACCAACCTGGCCTATTTAGTTTGCTTGATTATCTGGACTGTCGGCATCATTATGAGCTGCCCGTCTCTCATCTTCCGAGACACAGCACAAACCCGCAACTCTGTGATTTGTTTTAGCAACTTTTCCCTCTCCAGAAATAAGTCTTACCAAGCCCTGGCACTAATGAGGCACCGAACAGTGAACATCACCAGGTTCCTCGCTGGGTACATCCTTCCCATAACCATCATCACTTTCTGCTACATCGCTATTGTCTTCAACTTGCGTCGAAACCGCCTCGCCAAGTCTAAAAAGCCCTTCAAGATCATCGTCACCATTATAGTCACCTTCTTCCTTTGCTGGAGTCCCTACCACCTGCTGAACCTCCTGGAAACAGAGCCCGACATGATCCCGCACTCCGTGTTTGAGATCAGCATCCCCTTAACCACAGCGCTCGCTGCCTCCAACAGCTGCATGAACCCCGTCCTCTACGTCTTCATGGGCCAGGACTTTAAGAAGTTTAAGGTCACCATCCTTTCCAGACTGGTGAACGCCCTCAGTGAGGAGACAGGCCACTCCAGCATCGTTCACAGGAGCTTCTCCAAGATGTCTTCAATGACTGAGAAGGAGACGACAGTCCTCTAA